AAATGGGTGCGGTCCTTGACCGCCTCGACCAGCTTGAAGGACCAGTAGTCGCCGATGTCGCCGGAAACTTCCAGCTTGGCGCGCTTGAAGTAGAGCTCGCCGAAGGCGTTGCCGTCGGTGACGTTGGTCTGGAGATCGTAATCCCAGTGGAACTGGGCGTAGCCGCCGAGCTTGATCTTGAAGATGTCCTCATCGTATACGGTGACGCTGGCCAGAGAGGCGCCGGCGAAGGTGAGGATCAAGAGGACCGCGAATAATTTTCGCACTGTCTTTACCTCCAGGGTTGGGGTTTTGTCAGGTAACGGCAATTTCAGGTTTTAAGCAATTTCACGGTCATCGCCGCGGAGCGTGGATGAGCGGTTATCCATCCCCCTGCGACCGCCGCTTCTTTTTGCCGGGGGCATAACTCGCTTCGCTCGTTTTTCTCATCGCCTCCAGCTCTTTCGCAATCTCGTGCTGGTGGTGCAGGTGCAGGTGGCTCTCCACCACGAAGAGCACGCTCTCGGCGATGTTGGTCGCGTGGTCGCCGACGCGCTCAAGATTCCGGGCGACGAGGGCCAGCCGCCAGTACCCCTCGGTCAACTCGCACTCCGGGCTCACCCCCGACGGCAAGCCGTCCTCTTCGACGCCGGGTATGCGCGACATCTTTCCGAGAATCTCCCGGACGGTTTCCCGCGTCAGCTCGTCGAGCTCGTCGTCGCCGACGATGACGCGCTTGGCCAGTTCCTCCGACTCCCCGGTGAAGGAATCCATGCTGTCGGAGAACATCTTCAGGGCCGTCTCCCCCATCGTCCTCAATTTTTCGGGCGTCTCGATCTTGGGTTGCTCCGCCAGGAATCGGGTGTGGTTGGCGATATTCTGGGCGTGGTCGGCGATGCGCTCGAGGTCGCGGTTGATGAGGATGATGGCCACGAGCTGCCGGACGTTCTTGCCCATGGGCTGAAAGAGGGTGATGACGTGGATGGCCTCCTCCAGGTTCCAGGTCTCCATCTGGTTGACGAGGAGCTCGTCCACATCGGCGACCCGGGTCGCCAGGTCCACGTCCAGCGTCTCCAGCGCCTTGAGGGAGTTGTCGAGCATGGACCGGGTAAGATCGGCCATCTCCATCAACCGCTCGGTCAAGGCTTCCAACCGTTTATACAGCATCGGACACCTCTTTAGCCCTGGCGGGCGACTTTTTCCGTCCTTGAAGCGGATTTCCATACCTTTAACCAAAGATACCGCGCAGGTAGTTCTCCGTCCGGGAGTCGGACGGGGCGGTGAAAACCTCGTCGGTCACTCCGAACTCGACCAGCTCGCCCAGCATCAGAAAGGCCGTGTACTGTGAAACGCGGGCCGCCTGCTGCAGGTTGTGGGTGACGATGATGACGGTGTAGTCGTCCTGCAGCTTTTCGATGAGCTCCTCGAGCTTGGCGGTGGAAATGGGGTCCAGGGCGCTGGCCGGCTCGTCCAGGAGGATCACCTCCGGCTCGACCGCCAGGGCGCGGGCGATGCACAGGCGCTGCTGTTGGCCGCCGGAGAGGTCGAGGGCCGACCGGTGCAGCTTGTCCTTGACCTCGTCCCACAGGTTCGCGTCCCGCAGGGCCTTCTCCACGGCCTGATCCAGCGCGGCGCGGCTGGGCCGGCCATGTAT
Above is a genomic segment from bacterium containing:
- the phoU gene encoding phosphate signaling complex protein PhoU, with translation MLYKRLEALTERLMEMADLTRSMLDNSLKALETLDVDLATRVADVDELLVNQMETWNLEEAIHVITLFQPMGKNVRQLVAIILINRDLERIADHAQNIANHTRFLAEQPKIETPEKLRTMGETALKMFSDSMDSFTGESEELAKRVIVGDDELDELTRETVREILGKMSRIPGVEEDGLPSGVSPECELTEGYWRLALVARNLERVGDHATNIAESVLFVVESHLHLHHQHEIAKELEAMRKTSEASYAPGKKKRRSQGDG
- the pstB gene encoding phosphate ABC transporter ATP-binding protein PstB, which gives rise to MVDVQLTHRVVLPEEMVAKVTIEKLDLWFDDTQVLRDISCAIPEKAVTAIMGPSGCGKSTLLRAINRLHDLNPTCRIRGKIRLNEMNIFESGTDVYELRRRVGMVFQRPNPFPKSVFENVAYGLKIHGRPSRAALDQAVEKALRDANLWDEVKDKLHRSALDLSGGQQQRLCIARALAVEPEVILLDEPASALDPISTAKLEELIEKLQDDYTVIIVTHNLQQAARVSQYTAFLMLGELVEFGVTDEVFTAPSDSRTENYLRGIFG